The following is a genomic window from Nicotiana tabacum cultivar K326 chromosome 3, ASM71507v2, whole genome shotgun sequence.
CtccttttcttgtttcttttcttctccaTTGTAATTACTATTGCACCCCATTTACCCCACAAAAACTCAAACTCACAAAATCAGTAGAATTACTATTACTTAAcattctttcttgtttttcgatCGGATCTGAAAAAGAAGCCAGAAAAACAATACAGGAAAAAGCAGTAACAGAGCAAAGATTGTTTCACTTTTCGAGCCAAGTTCTTGAAAGGGTCTCTGTTTCGCTCTAGCTTTTGTTGAGTCTCAACAATTATGAAAGATTAATTCACTGTCCTCAGTTCTTTAATCAGGTAATTATCAAGAACCCGttattttctgttatttgtatttttttagttCTTTTGGAAAAAGCAAAAAAGGAAAGTGCTGAACCATGCAAGATTTCCTAAAGTTTTTGGTGAATGTTCTTTCCTGGATTTTGGATGTAACATTGAATTTTCGTGTaacttaattagtattttaatttcTGTTGTGAAAGATGTTTGATTTCTGCTGTAATGCAATTGGGCAGTTAAAATTTTAACTTCTCTTTGATTTTAATTAAAGCATTGATCCGCTCTTAGATTTCTATTAATAGGAATGAAATGGACCCGAATAGAGTGTAATAATTAAAGTGTGTTCATACAAATGCAGCCAATTCCAACTAGTTTTATATTGAGACCTAGTTGATTGATTTGTTAATTATAAGTTAAGTAGCTTTTTCTTGTTAATGGGAAACTGTGAATGATATTGTACCTCTTATTTCTCTGCCAAAGATTCCTTCCGATTTGTTTAAGGATTTAGTGCTGCATTTTGGGATCATAGAATCAATTTCAGATttattatataaaagaaaaaaactttgTTCAAAATGGCTTATTTTGTATCATAGAGTAAGTATGAGGTAATAATCTCATTTTTTGATTGTACAATGGCAGTGTCTAGGCCAAAGAGCAGAATGGAGTCACTTGTTGAAGGAGTCAGTTCTTTGCCAAACAGTCATACTTCCTTCACTCCTATTAAGGGTAACGCGTCTTCAGCTTCCCGGATTAGTCGTCCTCCCCATCCTACATCAATGAGACAATCTAGATGTAAAGAGTTGTCTTTCGATCCGATAGCTATTGACTTTGGGTCGAAGACAATTGATACCCCAACAGGGTCGGGGACTGCTTCTAAGTGTTCATATAAAACATCCAGTAATCGTGTAAAGAGGGATAATATCTCTGGCTCGATGAGACGCTATTCTGAATTGACTAAAGAAAAAGAGGACATAGAAGATACTCTTGATCAACAATCACAAAAATGTTCACTTGATCGGGTTTTAATCTTTGAAGCCAAATCAGCTTTCAAGGATTCACTTCATGATAACAAGAACACTACTTCAAGTGGCTTTGTGGAGCGCAAGGATTTTATGTTACATGCTGTCGGCAGAGGAGATGCTGACCTTTTAACATCTCAATCTGGAATAAACTATTGTCCTAGTCCTCAAAACAGCTTTTACACTGCAACACAATACATAGAAGCCAAACAAAGTTTCACCACTACAGAAGTCATCAGCGAATGCGCTAGCAGCATGGCCAAGTCTGGTGAAAGCGGTGATGTTAGCAACTCGTGCGACATCAGTGAGAGCAGAAAAACAAGCTTCTATAGAGGCAGCACAGGTAGTGATATCAGTGACGAGAGCAGTTGTACTAGTTTCAGCAGCGCAATATATAAACCACATCAGGCAAATGATACAAAGTGGGATGCAATTCAAGCCATTAGATCTCTTGATGGAACACTGGGGTTCAACCACTTCAGACTTCTGAAGAGATTGGGAGGTGGAGACATCGGAAATGTTTTCCTAGCACAGTTGATTGGAACAAGAGATTTCTTTGCCATGAAAGTGATGGACAAAGCAGCTCTAGAGAGTCGTAAGAAAATTGTTAGAGCTCAGACAGAAAGAGAGATACTACAGTCTCTGGATCATCCTTTTCTACCAACACTCTATTCACACTTTGAAACCGACAAATTTTCCTGCTTGGTGATGGAATTCTGCCCTGGCGGAGATTTGCATGCACTTCGGCAAAGACAACCAGGAAAGTTTTTCCCTGAGCATGCTGCCAGGTTAGGCTAGTTTCTTATTGATGCATTTTTGTTGATGTTGTAGCTATTTTACTCTGAATCTCCATTCAGCTGGAAGCGCTTTTTTTGTCCATGTATCTGTATATTCAGGACTTCGGATCTGATGATCAGGTTTCATGGTCAATATGTTTAGTTTCTTGCTCCAATTGTAGTGATCAAACTACAATACATTAACTTCCTTTATCATTTTTGATTGGTTTTGGAAATGTTAACATCTCTCTTTATCGGAACCTGCATCATTACCATGATTTAAGGGTCCCAAGATACGTTGTTAAATTGGAATTCCTTTTCCTAGACCTATGGCATAAGGGAGATCCTGCATAAATAGTAGTTaggttaaaatattattttctgtccATATCATGCACAAAATCACAAGGACGCCTGTCCATCTTGATAATGATTTTAACTTGCACTTGTTATCTTCTGTTTTGGAGTATAGGTTCTATGTAGCAGAAGTTCTCCTTGCTCTAGAGTATCTGCACATGCTTGGAATCATTTATAGAGACCTTAAACCAGAGAACGTTTTGGTTCGAGAAGATGGTCATATAATGCTATCTGACTTTGACCTCTCCTTGAGGTGTGCCACAAGTCCAACTTTGGTTAAATcctcaaattcaagtttagagTCGAAGACTTCATCATACTGTGTCCAGCCTGCTTGTATTGAgccatcttgtatcatccagcCTGCATGTTTTTCACCGCGTTTCTTAAGCAGGCCCAAGAAAGGAAAGAACACGAAACAGAAAACCGAGATGCACAATCAAGTGAGCCCCCTGCCAGAGCTCCTTGCTGAACCAACAAATGCTCGATCCATGTCTTTCGTGGGGACACATGAGTACCTTGCTCCAGAAATCATTAAAGGCGAGGGACATGGTAGTGCCGTTGATTGGTGGACATTTGGGATCTTTCTCTATGAGCTCTTGTTCGGGCAGACACCTTTTAAAGGAGCAGGCAACAGAGCCACCTTGTTTAATGTTGTTGGCCAGCCCCTGAGATTCCCTTCATCACCTAGTGTTAGCTTTGCTGCAAGGGACTTGATAAGAGGTTTACTTGTGAAAGAGCCACAGCATCGCCTTGCATATAGGCGGGGTGCTACAGAAATAAAACAACACCCTTTCTTTCAGAGCGTGAATTGGGCACTTATCCGATGTGCTAGTCCTCCTGATGTACCAAAGCCGTTCGTGCTACATGATGTCCCCAGCACACCAGCAACAAAGGTGCCAGGCGCTGATAATTATTTTGAGATTGATTTCTTCTGAGTAAACTTGTTTCCTTAGCAGTTAAGTCCATGCCCGCTTATAGCAAGAACACCGATTTGTTGTTACCTTTTATATGAAAATGTAAAGTGCAATAGTGCATACTCTCCTGAAAAACAAATGCATAGGAATTGGATATTTGAAGGTCACTTTTCTAGTATCTTCTTTATTTGTCAATGTTTATGCTTGCAGCTATTTGTTGTCCTCTTCTCTGGATTATATAAATCTTAATCTTTGACGATCGCTTTTCACCATCACTCTATCCACAACCACCACCTCCGCGATCACAACCACCACCACCGTGTCAACTGCCACTGCGTCAACCATCACAATCACCACCTCTAGTCACTACCACATCAATCCACCTCCACCATTACAACTATCACCACTGCCAACCAGTCAACTACCACCAAAGCTACACAATTTTGTTACAATTAACACAACTGGAAGAAAAGCGCGCAACTTTCTTGTACTACAAGTATTTTAAACTCATTTATACTAAACTATAGTATAGTCAATTTTCAGGATTTCAAATTGTCCTCAACGTATACAAGTGAAAATATTCTCTCCATTAAGCAGAGTTTTGTGTAAACCTGAACTAGAATTTATCAACTGGTTTTCTTAGTCAAATGTATTCCTTTCTATTTCTATCCACACCCACCATTCAGAGTTAGAAAAGTTGGTAGCTGGAATATGGCCTAATGCCCACAACACGCACCTTAAATTTTTGTCTGTAGTCCTTCTGATTGACCCTTTACTCTCAATAGCACTAGGCTAGCCATTTTTTACGAGCGAAGAAGTAAAGCGGTCAAGATTAAAATCACAATGTCACAAGTTTGAATCTTAAGTTTAATAATTTTCTCTATGCTTTATAATTAGTTAATTGTCGGTAAGATTATTTTTCTAGTGTTTCATTTCTTgaattgtttaaaatatttttcttaaagaAAGTATTTCGACAAAACATGAGTTATCACTTATGGGCGGAAGTCATTTTTTTGTGTGCAATATTTCAACTTTTATGAAATATCACTTATTTCAATCAATACCTAAACCTTGTCGTCAACTGTTAACACTAAAAATAACAGAGTACCTGTATCCCTATATCAATCATCCATATTTTACCACTAACATATGTCACATACATTTATACTTAATTATAAAATGTCAACGATTATCATTCCTCCACGCAAGAAACTGAAATACAGGTAAACTGTTCATTTTCTCCCCCATGGCCCACTTCCGTCATATGTCCAAATTCCAAAATTTCTCCAATTAGTCCAAAAAGGAAAATTGTCCTTTTGAGTTCAGCAATCGACCTAAGACATTACTTGTCAAACCATTCCTACTATTTAATCCGTGGCTCGTTCTCTCCACGTTCCCATTTTACTTTCTCTACTCTCCAGCAATCTCTCTCTTTCTCGCTTCTTTCGAAAATGGCCGGGAACTCGGAGGACATCGTCAGTGACGACGTTAACTTCGGGTTCAAACGTTCGGAGATGTACGAACTTAAACTCTCCGGCACTGCTACTGTTTACGATCGTCACGTTTTCCTTTGTTACAAATCACATGAAACTTGGCCTTCTCACGTTGAATCCTCCGACTCCGAT
Proteins encoded in this region:
- the LOC107767331 gene encoding serine/threonine-protein kinase D6PK yields the protein MESLVEGVSSLPNSHTSFTPIKGNASSASRISRPPHPTSMRQSRCKELSFDPIAIDFGSKTIDTPTGSGTASKCSYKTSSNRVKRDNISGSMRRYSELTKEKEDIEDTLDQQSQKCSLDRVLIFEAKSAFKDSLHDNKNTTSSGFVERKDFMLHAVGRGDADLLTSQSGINYCPSPQNSFYTATQYIEAKQSFTTTEVISECASSMAKSGESGDVSNSCDISESRKTSFYRGSTGSDISDESSCTSFSSAIYKPHQANDTKWDAIQAIRSLDGTLGFNHFRLLKRLGGGDIGNVFLAQLIGTRDFFAMKVMDKAALESRKKIVRAQTEREILQSLDHPFLPTLYSHFETDKFSCLVMEFCPGGDLHALRQRQPGKFFPEHAARFYVAEVLLALEYLHMLGIIYRDLKPENVLVREDGHIMLSDFDLSLRCATSPTLVKSSNSSLESKTSSYCVQPACIEPSCIIQPACFSPRFLSRPKKGKNTKQKTEMHNQVSPLPELLAEPTNARSMSFVGTHEYLAPEIIKGEGHGSAVDWWTFGIFLYELLFGQTPFKGAGNRATLFNVVGQPLRFPSSPSVSFAARDLIRGLLVKEPQHRLAYRRGATEIKQHPFFQSVNWALIRCASPPDVPKPFVLHDVPSTPATKVPGADNYFEIDFF